One stretch of Candidatus Nezhaarchaeales archaeon DNA includes these proteins:
- a CDS encoding transposase has protein sequence MYWSVVDERLIRRGELLLGLDFLEGYDAELTGLNVGKVGRPFKITVRYVEFLTVVRYLFSMPYRQLEGFTRALNRLIPKLPSVDYSWVRRRILRLNPSLCDSLRGSRGPISC, from the coding sequence ATGTATTGGTCTGTTGTTGATGAGAGGCTTATTAGGCGTGGTGAGCTCCTACTTGGCTTAGACTTTCTTGAGGGCTATGACGCTGAACTCACGGGTTTGAATGTTGGTAAGGTTGGACGCCCCTTTAAGATTACCGTTAGGTATGTTGAGTTCCTCACTGTTGTGCGTTATCTCTTCTCAATGCCTTATAGGCAGCTTGAAGGCTTCACTAGGGCTTTAAATAGGCTTATCCCTAAGCTTCCATCAGTTGATTACTCATGGGTTAGGAGGCGTATATTAAGGCTTAACCCATCTTTATGTGATTCACTGAGGGGTTCAAGAGGCCCCATTAGCTGTTGA
- a CDS encoding bifunctional phosphoglucose/phosphomannose isomerase has protein sequence MLENLLPLNEEVRKGDASMHTFFIEYLKKFPTALKLALTGEVVLPQSYLKVKCIVISGMGGSAAAGDIVKDWLYREVNIPIEVVKGYNLPAYADENTLLICVSYSGDTWETLTQFEQGWLKGCRLVAISSGGALKARAEELKTPYVEVPRGLLPRLALPQLLAGIIKVLRSIGIVGEVNIEGLEGLEPMVRGYAEKLAMAIKDKTPIAISVYPSVCFRFKTQLNENAKILAKCEVLPELNHNEVESWVNLSPGFTVIAFRDEREEAKKVKEAIEVLKEVVSEKASWFDVYAEGTSRLERILHLVWLGDYTSYLAAIQRGINPVKIDIIELLKKRVAKIR, from the coding sequence TTGCTTGAAAACTTGCTCCCCCTCAATGAAGAGGTGAGGAAGGGGGATGCATCTATGCATACCTTCTTCATTGAGTACTTAAAGAAGTTTCCAACGGCGCTTAAACTAGCGTTAACCGGTGAAGTAGTGTTACCGCAGAGCTACCTGAAGGTTAAATGTATAGTTATATCCGGTATGGGTGGATCCGCGGCGGCTGGAGATATAGTTAAGGATTGGCTTTATAGGGAGGTTAACATACCGATCGAGGTCGTAAAGGGTTATAACCTACCTGCCTACGCCGATGAAAATACGCTACTTATCTGCGTAAGCTACTCGGGGGATACTTGGGAAACCCTAACCCAGTTTGAGCAAGGATGGCTTAAGGGATGTAGGTTAGTAGCCATCTCCTCCGGTGGGGCTTTAAAGGCTAGGGCGGAAGAGCTTAAAACGCCCTACGTAGAGGTCCCTAGGGGTTTACTACCGAGACTGGCTTTACCGCAGCTTTTAGCGGGCATTATAAAGGTTTTAAGGAGTATAGGGATTGTGGGTGAAGTCAATATTGAGGGATTGGAGGGATTGGAGCCTATGGTTAGGGGGTACGCGGAGAAGCTAGCTATGGCTATTAAGGATAAAACCCCCATAGCCATTAGCGTTTACCCCTCGGTATGCTTCAGGTTTAAAACCCAGCTTAACGAAAACGCTAAAATCCTAGCTAAATGCGAAGTACTCCCCGAGCTCAACCATAACGAGGTGGAGTCATGGGTCAACCTGAGCCCCGGCTTCACGGTGATAGCCTTCAGAGATGAAAGGGAGGAGGCTAAGAAAGTTAAGGAGGCTATCGAGGTGCTTAAGGAGGTTGTTAGCGAAAAGGCCTCGTGGTTTGACGTATACGCCGAGGGTACTTCAAGGCTTGAACGAATACTCCACTTAGTATGGCTAGGCGACTATACATCTTACCTAGCGGCCATTCAAAGAGGTATAAACCCCGTTAAGATAGATATTATCGAGCTGTTAAAGAAGAGGGTGGCTAAAATACGTTAA
- a CDS encoding ribbon-helix-helix domain-containing protein, with the protein MKVVTVKLPEFLLKKLDELVEAGIFPSRSEAIRTALRNQIEKELANLEK; encoded by the coding sequence GTGAAGGTTGTAACCGTTAAGCTTCCAGAGTTTTTATTAAAGAAGCTCGACGAGCTTGTTGAGGCCGGCATATTCCCCTCTAGAAGCGAGGCGATAAGAACCGCGTTAAGAAACCAGATAGAGAAGGAGCTAGCTAACCTCGAAAAGTAG